A single Streptomyces sannanensis DNA region contains:
- a CDS encoding carbohydrate ABC transporter permease, which produces MVTTAAPNAPVRGRRSPLASFGLHATLVVTSVIAVFPVLWVFLTSIKPAKYAATTDFFKETTFENYSNLLDDTPFLTWFGNSLLVAGLTTVLGVFVSATTGYAVSRFRFPGKRGLMWTLLVTQMFPVAVLIVPIYNIMAGLGLLNEPAGLVITYLTIAVPFCAWMMKGFFDTIPREIDESGQVDGLTPFGTFWRLILPLARPGLAVTAFYSFITAWGEVAYASAFMVGDENLTLAGGLQKFVNQYGAQWGPMTAASVLIAIPAAVVFLFAQRHLVTGVSAGAVKG; this is translated from the coding sequence CTGGTGACCACCGCGGCCCCCAACGCACCGGTCCGCGGCCGACGCTCGCCGCTGGCCTCCTTCGGACTGCACGCCACCCTCGTCGTGACCTCGGTGATCGCCGTCTTCCCGGTGCTGTGGGTCTTCCTGACCTCCATCAAGCCGGCGAAGTACGCCGCCACCACCGACTTCTTCAAAGAGACGACCTTCGAGAACTACAGCAATCTGCTCGACGACACCCCGTTCCTGACGTGGTTCGGCAACTCGCTGCTCGTGGCCGGCCTGACCACCGTCCTCGGCGTCTTCGTCTCCGCCACCACCGGTTACGCCGTCAGCCGCTTCCGCTTCCCCGGCAAGCGCGGGCTGATGTGGACCCTGCTGGTCACCCAGATGTTCCCGGTCGCGGTCCTCATCGTGCCGATCTACAACATCATGGCGGGCCTGGGCCTGCTCAACGAACCCGCCGGCCTGGTGATCACCTACCTCACCATCGCGGTGCCGTTCTGTGCCTGGATGATGAAGGGCTTCTTCGACACCATCCCGCGGGAGATAGACGAGTCGGGCCAGGTCGACGGACTCACCCCGTTCGGCACCTTCTGGCGGCTCATCCTGCCGCTCGCCCGCCCCGGCCTCGCGGTCACCGCCTTCTACTCCTTCATCACCGCCTGGGGCGAGGTCGCCTACGCCTCCGCCTTCATGGTCGGCGACGAGAACCTCACCCTCGCGGGCGGCCTGCAGAAGTTCGTCAACCAGTACGGCGCCCAGTGGGGCCCGATGACCGCGGCCTCCGTGCTCATCGCCATCCCCGCCGCGGTGGTCTTCCTCTTCGCCCAGCGCCATCTGGTGACCGGCGTCTCGGCGGGCGCCGTCAAGGGCTGA
- a CDS encoding sugar ABC transporter permease, producing MAVHTSGQSVAKAAGDDLTRGRSRDNGTPPGRLRRALGTHWYAWTMVAPVVIVIGVIIGYPLVRGVYLSLTDANERNVARSIGVNHLPATYEFVGLDNYVDALTGNQFLGTLGWTLVWTVSCVSVTFGLGLALANVLNRRIAGRSVYRMLLILPWAVPGFVSVFAWRFLYNEDNGLLNKILAGGGIDAVPWLNDPSWAKLSVIAVNVWLGVPFMMVALLGGLQSIPGELYEAAEMDGANAWQRFRHITMPGLRSVSSTVILLSTIWTFNMFPVIFLLTRGGPGEATQILVTQAYKFSFEISPRDFAQSSTWGVLILVLLMIFAAVYRRVLRKQGEAW from the coding sequence ATGGCTGTCCACACCAGCGGCCAGTCGGTGGCGAAGGCCGCGGGTGACGATCTCACCCGCGGCCGCAGCCGCGACAACGGCACCCCTCCCGGCCGGCTGCGCCGGGCCCTCGGCACCCACTGGTACGCCTGGACCATGGTCGCCCCCGTGGTGATCGTGATCGGCGTGATCATCGGCTATCCGCTCGTCCGCGGCGTCTACCTCTCGCTGACCGATGCCAACGAGCGGAACGTCGCCCGGTCGATCGGCGTCAACCACCTGCCCGCGACATACGAGTTCGTGGGGCTCGACAACTACGTCGACGCGCTCACCGGCAACCAGTTCCTGGGTACGCTCGGATGGACGCTGGTCTGGACGGTCTCCTGTGTGTCCGTCACCTTCGGCCTGGGCCTCGCCCTCGCCAACGTCCTCAACCGGCGGATCGCCGGCCGGTCCGTCTACCGGATGCTGCTGATCCTGCCCTGGGCCGTGCCCGGCTTCGTCTCCGTCTTCGCCTGGCGCTTCCTCTACAACGAGGACAACGGCCTGCTCAACAAGATCCTCGCGGGCGGCGGCATCGACGCCGTGCCGTGGCTGAACGACCCCTCCTGGGCCAAGCTCTCCGTCATCGCCGTCAACGTCTGGCTCGGTGTGCCGTTCATGATGGTCGCGCTGCTCGGCGGCCTGCAGTCCATTCCCGGCGAGCTGTACGAAGCCGCCGAGATGGACGGCGCCAACGCCTGGCAGCGGTTCCGCCACATCACCATGCCCGGGCTGCGATCGGTGTCCAGCACCGTGATCCTGCTGAGCACCATCTGGACCTTCAACATGTTCCCGGTGATCTTCCTGCTCACCCGGGGCGGTCCCGGTGAGGCCACCCAGATCCTGGTCACCCAGGCGTACAAGTTCTCGTTCGAGATCAGCCCGCGCGACTTCGCGCAGTCCTCGACCTGGGGCGTACTGATCCTCGTACTCCTGATGATCTTCGCCGCGGTCTACCGGCGAGTCCTCCGCAAACAGGGAGAAGCCTGGTGA
- a CDS encoding extracellular solute-binding protein, with protein sequence MRRGIAATALVAALALAATACGGDSDNGDKGDKKSSGELSGTVTWWDTSTVGSEDKVFKKLAEDFTTLHPKVTVKYVNVPFGEAQNKFKNAAQSGSGAPDVIRSEVAWTPDFADLGYLAPLDGTPAVKDEGDFLKQAAASTKYDGKTFAVPQVIDSMGIFYNKKIFKEAGVEVPKTIDELKTVSKTIKDKTGKTGLYLRGDDPYWFLSFLYGEGGDMVDAKAKTVTIDNPAGAKAMTVVKDLVDSGAAKTDATDGWNNMQSAFKDGKVAMMINGPWAVTDTYAGKEFADKANLGIAPVPAGSAGQGAPQGGHNLAVYAGSKNLDASYAFVDYMTSAASQAKVAKELSLLPTRTSAYSQPDVSGNQIVGFFKPVVDKAVERPWIPEGGSLFEPLKVEYTKVLTGQTTPDKGAKAVGDAYRKLLKDWK encoded by the coding sequence ATGCGACGTGGCATAGCGGCCACCGCTCTGGTCGCGGCCCTGGCGCTCGCGGCGACGGCCTGCGGCGGCGACAGCGACAACGGTGACAAGGGTGACAAGAAGAGCTCGGGCGAGCTCTCCGGCACCGTCACCTGGTGGGACACGTCCACGGTCGGCAGCGAGGACAAGGTCTTCAAGAAGCTCGCCGAGGACTTCACCACGCTGCACCCCAAGGTCACCGTCAAGTACGTCAACGTGCCCTTCGGCGAGGCGCAGAACAAGTTCAAGAACGCCGCCCAGTCCGGCTCCGGCGCCCCCGACGTGATCCGCTCCGAGGTTGCCTGGACGCCCGACTTCGCCGACCTCGGCTACCTCGCCCCGCTGGACGGCACCCCGGCCGTCAAGGACGAGGGCGACTTCCTGAAGCAGGCCGCCGCCTCCACCAAGTACGACGGCAAGACCTTTGCGGTGCCGCAGGTCATCGACTCCATGGGCATCTTCTACAACAAGAAGATCTTCAAGGAGGCCGGTGTCGAGGTCCCCAAGACCATCGACGAGCTGAAGACCGTCTCCAAGACCATCAAGGACAAGACCGGCAAGACCGGCCTCTACCTGCGCGGCGACGACCCGTACTGGTTCCTGTCCTTCCTCTACGGCGAGGGCGGCGACATGGTCGACGCCAAGGCCAAGACCGTCACGATCGACAACCCGGCCGGCGCCAAGGCCATGACCGTCGTCAAGGACCTGGTCGACTCCGGCGCCGCCAAGACCGACGCCACCGACGGCTGGAACAACATGCAGTCGGCCTTCAAGGACGGCAAGGTCGCCATGATGATCAACGGCCCGTGGGCCGTCACCGACACCTACGCCGGCAAGGAGTTCGCCGACAAGGCCAACCTCGGCATCGCCCCCGTGCCCGCCGGCTCGGCCGGCCAGGGCGCCCCGCAGGGCGGTCACAACCTCGCCGTCTACGCCGGCTCCAAGAACCTCGACGCCTCCTACGCCTTCGTCGACTACATGACCTCCGCCGCCAGCCAGGCCAAGGTCGCCAAGGAGCTCAGCCTCCTGCCCACCCGTACCTCCGCCTACAGCCAGCCGGACGTCAGCGGCAACCAGATCGTCGGCTTCTTCAAGCCGGTCGTCGACAAGGCCGTCGAGCGCCCCTGGATTCCGGAGGGCGGCAGCCTCTTCGAGCCGCTGAAGGTCGAATACACCAAGGTCCTCACCGGCCAGACCACCCCGGACAAGGGAGCCAAGGCGGTGGGCGACGCCTACCGCAAGCTCCTCAAGGACTGGAAGTAA
- a CDS encoding glycoside hydrolase family 13 protein, giving the protein MTQELTTDVTPSTARPARGWWRDAVIYEVYVRSFADSDGDGIGDLRGIRDRLPYLAGLGVDAVWLTPFYASPQADGGYDVADHRAVDPLFGDLADADELVRTAHGLGLRVIVDIVPNHTSDQHPWFREARAGRHGGAARARYHFHKGRGAHGDLPPNDWESVFGGPAWTRTEVPDGNGGTSQPEAGGEWYLHLFAPEQPDLNWDHPEVREEFTSVLRFWLDLGVDGFRVDVAHGMVKAPGLPDIGAREQAELIGSQVLPFFDQDGVHEIHRTWRRLLDSYGGERIGVAEAWAPSPERLALYVRPDELHQAFNFQFLRCPWDADRMRAVIDDSLAALRPVGAPATWVLSNHDVVRHLTRYGDGAGGLRRARAAALLMLALPGSAYVYQGEELGLPEVTDLPDHLRQDPSFFRAEGQDGFRDGCRVPIPWTRDGSSHGFGPGGSWLPQPAGWAGLSIEAQSGDPASTLELYRRALTLRRRHPGLGDGAMHWLDAPEGVLAFARDGFVCTVNTAGTDAVLPVPGRVLLSSAAPETTGGTVCLPAESCTWWAI; this is encoded by the coding sequence ATGACGCAGGAGCTCACCACCGACGTCACCCCGTCCACCGCCCGGCCGGCCCGGGGCTGGTGGCGCGACGCCGTGATCTACGAGGTGTACGTGCGCTCCTTCGCCGACAGCGACGGCGACGGCATCGGCGATCTGCGCGGCATCCGCGACCGGCTGCCGTACCTCGCCGGGCTGGGCGTGGACGCCGTCTGGCTCACCCCCTTCTACGCCTCCCCCCAGGCCGACGGCGGCTACGACGTGGCCGACCACCGAGCCGTCGACCCCCTCTTCGGAGACCTCGCCGATGCGGATGAACTGGTGCGTACCGCCCACGGGCTGGGCCTCAGGGTGATCGTGGACATCGTCCCCAACCACACCTCGGACCAGCATCCGTGGTTCCGGGAGGCGCGCGCGGGCCGACACGGGGGTGCGGCCCGCGCGCGCTACCACTTCCACAAGGGCCGGGGCGCACACGGGGACCTCCCGCCCAACGACTGGGAGTCGGTCTTCGGCGGCCCCGCCTGGACCAGGACGGAGGTGCCGGACGGCAATGGGGGCACCTCCCAGCCGGAGGCTGGGGGAGAGTGGTACCTGCACCTCTTCGCCCCCGAGCAGCCGGACCTCAACTGGGACCACCCGGAGGTGCGCGAGGAGTTCACGTCCGTACTGCGCTTCTGGCTCGACCTCGGCGTGGACGGCTTCCGGGTCGATGTCGCGCACGGCATGGTCAAGGCCCCCGGACTGCCCGACATCGGCGCCCGTGAGCAGGCCGAACTGATCGGCTCCCAGGTGCTGCCGTTCTTCGACCAGGACGGCGTCCACGAGATCCACCGCACCTGGCGCCGGCTGCTGGACTCGTACGGCGGCGAGCGCATCGGCGTCGCCGAGGCCTGGGCGCCGTCCCCGGAGCGGCTCGCACTGTACGTACGCCCCGACGAACTGCACCAGGCCTTCAATTTCCAGTTCCTGCGCTGCCCCTGGGACGCGGACCGGATGCGCGCGGTCATCGACGACTCCCTGGCCGCTTTGCGCCCCGTCGGCGCGCCCGCCACCTGGGTGCTGTCCAACCACGACGTCGTACGCCACCTCACCCGTTACGGCGACGGCGCCGGAGGCCTGCGGCGGGCCCGCGCCGCGGCCCTGCTCATGCTGGCGCTGCCCGGCTCGGCGTACGTCTACCAGGGCGAGGAACTCGGCCTGCCCGAAGTCACCGACCTGCCCGACCACCTGCGCCAGGACCCCTCCTTCTTCCGCGCCGAGGGCCAGGACGGCTTCCGTGACGGCTGCCGCGTGCCCATTCCCTGGACCCGCGACGGCTCCTCGCACGGCTTCGGCCCCGGCGGCAGCTGGCTTCCCCAGCCCGCAGGCTGGGCCGGGCTCAGCATCGAGGCGCAGAGCGGCGACCCCGCCTCCACCCTGGAGCTCTACCGGCGGGCCCTCACCCTGCGCCGCCGCCACCCGGGCCTCGGCGACGGCGCCATGCACTGGCTGGACGCCCCCGAAGGGGTACTGGCCTTCGCCCGCGACGGTTTCGTGTGCACGGTCAACACGGCCGGCACCGACGCCGTCCTGCCCGTACCGGGCCGCGTACTGCTCTCCTCCGCGGCACCGGAGACCACCGGCGGGACGGTCTGCCTGCCCGCCGAATCCTGCACGTGGTGGGCAATCTGA
- a CDS encoding LacI family DNA-binding transcriptional regulator: MTARLADIAAQAGVSEATVSRVLNGKPGVAAATRESVLAALDVLGYERPVRLRRRSAGLVGLITPELENPIFPALAQVIGQALTRQGYTPVLATQTPGGSTEDELTEMLVDRGVSGIIFVSGLHADTTADMQRYEQLRGQGVPFVLVNGFSPKVQAPFISPDDRAAMRLAVTHLASLGHTRIGLAVGPKRFVPVVRKIEGFTAGMRDRLGVTQEECEQLIQHSLYTLEGGQAAATALIGRGCTAVVCASDMMALGAIRAARQAGFEVPRDISVVGFDDSPLIAFTDPPLTTIRQPVTAMGQAAVRALLEEIGGTPAPHSEFVFMPELVVRGSTASGPALPKA; the protein is encoded by the coding sequence ATGACCGCACGGCTCGCCGACATCGCAGCCCAGGCGGGTGTCAGCGAAGCGACGGTCAGCCGGGTCCTCAACGGCAAGCCGGGGGTTGCCGCGGCCACCCGCGAATCGGTGCTTGCCGCACTCGACGTACTCGGCTACGAACGCCCCGTCCGGCTGCGCAGACGCAGCGCCGGGCTCGTCGGGCTCATAACCCCCGAGCTCGAGAACCCCATCTTCCCCGCGCTGGCCCAGGTCATCGGCCAGGCACTCACCCGTCAGGGCTACACGCCCGTCCTCGCCACCCAGACCCCGGGCGGCTCCACCGAGGACGAACTCACCGAAATGCTGGTGGACCGGGGTGTCTCCGGCATCATCTTCGTCTCCGGACTCCACGCCGACACCACCGCCGACATGCAGCGCTACGAGCAGCTGCGCGGCCAGGGTGTGCCGTTCGTCCTCGTCAACGGCTTCTCCCCGAAGGTGCAGGCCCCCTTCATCTCCCCCGACGACCGGGCCGCCATGCGACTGGCCGTCACCCATCTGGCCTCCCTCGGACACACGAGGATCGGACTCGCCGTCGGGCCGAAGCGCTTCGTCCCGGTCGTCCGGAAGATCGAGGGCTTCACGGCCGGTATGCGGGACCGGCTCGGGGTGACGCAGGAGGAGTGCGAGCAGCTGATCCAGCACTCCCTCTACACCCTGGAGGGCGGCCAGGCCGCCGCCACCGCACTGATCGGCCGCGGCTGTACGGCGGTGGTCTGCGCCAGCGACATGATGGCGCTCGGCGCGATCCGGGCGGCCCGTCAGGCCGGCTTCGAAGTGCCACGTGACATTTCAGTGGTGGGGTTCGACGACTCCCCGCTGATAGCGTTCACCGACCCGCCGCTGACCACCATCCGGCAGCCGGTGACGGCCATGGGCCAGGCAGCGGTCAGGGCACTGCTGGAGGAGATCGGGGGCACCCCGGCACCGCACAGCGAATTCGTCTTCATGCCGGAGCTGGTGGTCCGCGGTTCGACCGCGTCGGGACCCGCCCTTCCCAAGGCGTAG
- a CDS encoding phosphatase PAP2 family protein: protein MGEVTVKNPAGLTATPSPIVDEEEPPASRSATVLRRMRTPRRPRIWFEILLIAVSYWTYSLIRNAVPEQKAEALRNADWIWRVENAMGLAFEKTVNHAVDSVTWLIVTMNYYYATLHFVVTIGVLVWLFRSHPGRYAATRTVLFATTGVALVGYYLFPLAPPRLMNGHHFIDTVLVHGTWGSMASGDLKHMSNQYAAMPSMHIGWSLWCGLTIFLLASAPWAKILGLLYPATTLIVIVATANHFWLDAVGGTLCLAFGYGVSRAWYGAMCHRLPRHVVATSPPASTPQLETAGG, encoded by the coding sequence ATGGGTGAAGTGACCGTGAAGAATCCTGCAGGCCTGACGGCCACTCCGTCACCCATCGTGGACGAGGAGGAGCCACCGGCGTCGCGGAGTGCGACCGTACTGCGGCGGATGCGGACGCCTCGCCGTCCGCGCATCTGGTTCGAAATCCTGCTGATCGCCGTGAGTTACTGGACGTACTCACTCATCCGCAACGCCGTGCCCGAACAGAAGGCCGAGGCGCTGCGCAACGCGGACTGGATCTGGCGCGTCGAGAACGCCATGGGCCTGGCTTTCGAGAAGACCGTCAATCACGCCGTGGATTCCGTGACATGGCTGATCGTGACGATGAACTATTACTACGCCACGCTGCACTTCGTGGTCACGATCGGTGTCCTGGTGTGGCTCTTCCGCAGCCATCCCGGCCGTTACGCCGCCACACGGACGGTGCTCTTCGCAACGACCGGTGTGGCACTGGTCGGTTACTACCTGTTCCCGCTCGCTCCGCCACGGCTGATGAACGGGCATCACTTCATCGACACGGTGCTGGTGCACGGCACCTGGGGCTCGATGGCCTCGGGCGACCTCAAGCACATGTCCAACCAGTACGCGGCCATGCCGTCGATGCACATCGGCTGGTCGCTGTGGTGCGGCCTGACGATCTTCCTACTGGCGTCGGCGCCATGGGCGAAGATCCTGGGACTCCTGTACCCGGCGACCACGCTGATCGTGATCGTCGCCACCGCCAACCACTTCTGGCTGGACGCGGTGGGCGGAACCCTGTGCCTGGCGTTCGGCTACGGAGTGTCGCGGGCGTGGTACGGGGCGATGTGCCACCGCCTGCCGAGGCACGTGGTGGCGACATCGCCCCCCGCGAGCACCCCGCAACTGGAAACCGCAGGCGGATAG
- a CDS encoding sporulation protein, translating to MAFRKFLSSLGINAPSVETVVENPVVQPGSTLICTVTVRGGGADVEVERLLLDLVVRAEDREPDGSSGWNNPYAVGKAELGAFRLAAGETVTHRLAVEVPWEMPLTHAQGRHIKGGRAAVRTELSIDNAVDRGDFDEIQVHALPAQDTLFQAFTDLGFRLHEAEVKIGLLSRAPRMEDRQTVPYWQETDFFFPESYGRGSRYELEAVFIAREDSVDVHPGGHPPATFAYADMDLAKWTAALDAHVRHHWTR from the coding sequence ATGGCATTCCGCAAGTTCCTGAGCTCGCTCGGCATCAACGCACCCAGCGTCGAGACGGTCGTCGAGAACCCCGTCGTCCAGCCGGGATCCACCCTGATCTGCACGGTGACCGTGCGGGGCGGCGGCGCCGATGTGGAGGTCGAGCGGCTCCTGCTCGACCTGGTGGTCCGAGCGGAAGACCGTGAACCCGACGGTTCGAGCGGCTGGAACAACCCCTACGCCGTAGGCAAGGCCGAGCTGGGCGCCTTCCGGCTCGCGGCCGGGGAGACCGTCACCCACCGACTGGCCGTCGAGGTGCCGTGGGAGATGCCGCTCACCCACGCCCAGGGCCGTCACATCAAGGGCGGCCGGGCGGCCGTCCGCACCGAGCTGTCGATCGACAACGCGGTCGACCGCGGCGACTTCGACGAGATCCAGGTGCATGCGCTCCCGGCGCAGGACACCCTCTTCCAGGCGTTCACGGACCTGGGCTTCCGGCTGCACGAGGCCGAGGTGAAGATCGGCCTGCTGAGCAGGGCACCCAGGATGGAGGACCGCCAGACGGTCCCCTACTGGCAGGAGACCGACTTCTTCTTCCCCGAGTCCTACGGACGGGGATCACGGTACGAACTCGAGGCCGTGTTCATCGCCCGCGAGGACTCGGTCGATGTGCACCCGGGCGGCCACCCGCCGGCCACCTTCGCCTACGCCGACATGGACCTGGCCAAGTGGACCGCCGCGCTGGACGCGCATGTCCGTCACCACTGGACGCGCTGA
- a CDS encoding bifunctional [glutamine synthetase] adenylyltransferase/[glutamine synthetase]-adenylyl-L-tyrosine phosphorylase, with product MTGPGRRSSTFTRLLRHGFSEPAAAERLLGLPEMAPVQSDPVLLDALGATADPDLALRGLVRLVEAQELEERRVLLDTLLTAKPLRDRLLGVLGASEALGDHLARHPRDWHALVMYESADLHPGVADFERGLAEAVDPVSLRVAYRRCLLSIAARDVCGTTDVAETAAELADLATATLRAALGIARTAAPEDAAACRLAVVAMGKCGGNELNYVSDVDVIFVGEHGGAPCSSGAESPGEDEADEGRGLRAATRLAAHMMRICSETTVEGTIWPVDANLRPEGRNGPLVRTLSSHVAYYQRWAKTWEFQALLKARPVAGDMALGEEYLEALSPMVWQAAERENFVPDVQKMRRRVVETIPAAHLDRELKLGPGGLRDVEFAVQLLQLVHGRADATLRSGTTLHALRALAAGGYVGRADAAQLDEAYRFLRAMEHRIQLYRLRRTHLVPEEESNLRRIGRSLGLRADPVAELNKEWKRHATVVRRLHEKLFYRPLLDAVAQLAPGETRLSPRAAGQRLEALGYADPVAALRHLEALSSGVTRKAAIQRTLLPVLLGWFADSADPDAGLLNFRKVSDALGKTPWYLRLLRDEGAAAENLARVLSAGRLAPDLLLRAPEAVALLGDPEGLKPRSRDHLEQEVMAAVGRAETVEAAVTAARGVRRRELFRTSAGDLIGSYGTEESPAEADRGALVDQVGNAVTDLTAATIAGALRAVVREQWGDELPTRFAVIGMGRFGGHELGYGSDADVVFVHEPREGVDEQEAAKAANTVVTEIRRLLQVPSADPPLLIDADLRPEGKSGPMVRTLASYEAYYRRWSLVWESQALLRAEPMAGDPDLGRRFLELVDPLRYPVEGLGDDAVREIRRLKARMESERLPRGADPALHTKLGRGGLSDVEWTVQLLQMRHGWVEPGLRTTRTREALHAAHAAGLLSTEYAQILDEAWVLATRVRNGVMLVRGRPGDTFPSETRELAAVGRYLGYEAGHVGDMLDDYRRTTRRARAVVEELFYGA from the coding sequence ATGACCGGGCCGGGGCGCAGGAGCAGTACGTTCACGCGGCTGCTGCGGCACGGTTTCAGTGAGCCCGCTGCCGCCGAGCGGCTGTTGGGTCTGCCGGAGATGGCGCCCGTCCAGTCCGACCCGGTGCTCCTGGACGCGCTCGGTGCGACCGCCGATCCGGACCTCGCGCTGCGCGGGCTGGTACGGCTCGTGGAGGCGCAGGAGCTGGAGGAGCGGCGGGTGCTGCTGGACACGCTGCTCACCGCCAAGCCGTTGCGGGACCGGCTGCTCGGGGTGCTGGGCGCCTCGGAGGCACTGGGGGACCATCTGGCGCGGCATCCGCGGGACTGGCACGCGCTGGTGATGTACGAGTCGGCGGACCTGCACCCCGGGGTGGCGGACTTCGAGCGGGGGCTCGCGGAGGCCGTCGACCCCGTCTCGCTGCGGGTCGCGTACCGCCGCTGCCTGCTGTCCATCGCGGCCCGCGATGTGTGCGGGACGACCGATGTCGCCGAGACGGCCGCCGAGCTGGCGGATCTGGCGACGGCGACGCTGCGGGCGGCGCTGGGTATCGCCCGTACCGCCGCGCCGGAGGATGCCGCGGCGTGCCGGCTGGCGGTCGTCGCGATGGGGAAGTGCGGCGGCAACGAGCTGAACTATGTCTCGGACGTCGACGTGATCTTCGTCGGGGAGCATGGGGGTGCCCCCTGCTCGAGCGGAGCCGAGAGCCCGGGGGAGGACGAAGCCGACGAGGGCAGGGGCCTGAGGGCGGCGACCCGGCTGGCCGCGCACATGATGCGGATCTGCTCGGAGACGACGGTCGAGGGAACGATCTGGCCGGTGGACGCCAATCTCCGGCCGGAGGGGCGCAACGGGCCGCTGGTGCGGACCCTGTCCAGCCATGTGGCGTACTACCAGCGCTGGGCCAAGACCTGGGAGTTCCAGGCGCTGCTCAAGGCGCGGCCGGTGGCCGGTGACATGGCGCTGGGCGAGGAGTACCTGGAGGCGCTCTCGCCGATGGTGTGGCAGGCGGCCGAGCGTGAGAACTTCGTGCCCGATGTGCAGAAGATGCGCCGCCGGGTCGTCGAGACGATCCCGGCCGCGCATCTGGACCGTGAGCTGAAACTCGGTCCCGGTGGCCTGCGGGACGTCGAATTCGCCGTACAGCTACTGCAGTTGGTGCACGGCCGTGCGGACGCGACGCTTCGCAGCGGGACGACCCTGCACGCGCTGCGCGCGCTTGCCGCGGGCGGCTACGTGGGCCGGGCGGACGCCGCGCAGCTGGACGAGGCGTACCGCTTCCTGCGCGCGATGGAGCACCGCATTCAGCTCTACCGGCTGCGGCGCACGCATCTCGTGCCCGAGGAGGAGTCGAATCTGCGGCGCATCGGGCGGTCGCTCGGTCTGCGTGCGGACCCGGTCGCCGAGCTCAACAAGGAGTGGAAGCGGCACGCGACCGTCGTACGGCGGCTGCACGAGAAGCTGTTCTACCGGCCGCTGCTGGACGCCGTCGCCCAGCTCGCACCCGGCGAGACCCGGCTCAGCCCGCGCGCGGCCGGGCAGCGGCTGGAGGCGCTCGGTTACGCCGACCCGGTCGCGGCGCTCAGGCATCTGGAGGCGCTGTCGTCGGGGGTGACCCGGAAGGCGGCGATCCAGCGGACGCTGCTGCCGGTGCTGCTCGGCTGGTTCGCGGACTCGGCGGACCCGGACGCGGGGCTGCTGAACTTCCGCAAGGTGTCGGACGCGCTCGGTAAGACTCCCTGGTATCTGCGGCTGCTCCGGGACGAGGGGGCCGCCGCCGAGAATCTCGCCCGGGTGCTGTCCGCCGGGCGCCTGGCCCCCGATCTGCTGCTGCGGGCCCCCGAGGCGGTGGCGCTGCTCGGCGACCCGGAGGGGCTGAAGCCGCGCAGCCGGGACCATCTGGAGCAGGAGGTCATGGCAGCGGTCGGCCGTGCGGAGACCGTGGAGGCGGCGGTGACGGCGGCGCGCGGCGTACGCCGGCGGGAGTTGTTCCGTACGTCCGCGGGGGACCTGATCGGCTCGTACGGGACGGAGGAGAGCCCCGCGGAGGCGGACCGCGGGGCGTTGGTGGACCAGGTCGGCAATGCGGTCACCGACCTGACCGCGGCCACGATCGCGGGCGCGCTGCGGGCCGTGGTGCGCGAGCAGTGGGGGGACGAGCTGCCCACCCGGTTCGCGGTCATCGGCATGGGCCGTTTCGGCGGTCATGAGCTGGGCTACGGCTCGGACGCGGACGTCGTCTTCGTCCATGAGCCGCGAGAGGGCGTCGACGAGCAGGAGGCGGCCAAGGCGGCGAACACCGTGGTCACCGAGATCCGGCGGCTGCTGCAGGTGCCCTCGGCCGACCCGCCGCTGCTGATCGACGCCGATCTGCGGCCGGAGGGCAAGAGCGGGCCGATGGTGCGTACGCTCGCGTCGTACGAGGCGTACTACCGTCGCTGGTCGCTGGTCTGGGAGAGCCAGGCGCTGCTGCGTGCCGAGCCGATGGCGGGTGACCCGGATCTGGGGCGCCGTTTCCTGGAGCTGGTCGACCCGCTGCGGTACCCGGTGGAGGGGCTCGGCGACGACGCGGTACGGGAGATCCGCCGGCTCAAGGCACGTATGGAGTCGGAGCGGCTGCCGCGCGGTGCCGATCCGGCGCTGCACACCAAGCTGGGCCGGGGCGGGCTGAGCGATGTCGAGTGGACGGTGCAGCTGCTGCAGATGCGGCATGGCTGGGTGGAGCCGGGGCTGCGGACGACCCGTACGAGGGAGGCGCTGCACGCGGCGCACGCGGCGGGGCTGCTGTCCACGGAGTACGCGCAGATCCTGGACGAGGCCTGGGTGCTGGCGACCCGGGTGCGCAACGGTGTGATGCTGGTACGCGGCCGGCCGGGTGACACCTTCCCCTCCGAGACGCGTGAACTGGCGGCGGTGGGAAGGTACCTGGGGTACGAAGCGGGCCATGTCGGTGACATGCTCGACGACTACCGGCGCACGACCCGGCGCGCGCGGGCAGTCGTCGAGGAGTTGTTCTACGGGGCGTGA